In a genomic window of Chaetodon auriga isolate fChaAug3 chromosome 1, fChaAug3.hap1, whole genome shotgun sequence:
- the LOC143324695 gene encoding trans-1,2-dihydrobenzene-1,2-diol dehydrogenase-like produces the protein MATRWGLCGAGKISHDFSVAMKTLPPGDHQIAVIASRSLVRAKEFAKKHGIPKAYGSYEELARDPDIDIVYLGVLHTEHWRVGLLFLKAGKNVLCEKPFAMNSRQVKDLVAAAKKNNVFLMEAIWSRCFPVHAEVRRLLAEEAVGEVKLVKAYFGSPQLHIPRSVEKELGGGALLDIGVYCLQFVLMVFNGERPESIQATGVLLDSGVDESVVVVMKFSRNRMAFCTFSIAARLPNDAVISGTKGSIKVLGPMHCPTTLVVNDEETEYPLPEPCLPLNFTNSTGLRYEAEEVRQCLLKGLKESPRMPLADSVLLTEIMDEIRKQVGVAFSQDSQ, from the exons ATGGCAACCCGATGGGGACTCTGCGGTGCGGGGAAGATCAGCCATGACTTCAGCGTGGCCATGAAGACTCTCCCTCCTGGAGATCACCAG ATAGCAGTCATTGCATCGAGGAGCTTGGTGCGTGCCAAAGAGTTTGCCAAGAAGCATGGTATTCCTAAGGCTTACGGCAGCTATGAGGAGCTGGCCAGAGACCCAGACATTG ACATTGTGTATCTGGGAGTGCTGCACACAGAGCACTGGCGAGTTGGCCTGCTGTTCCTCAAGGCTGGGAAGAATGTGCTGTGCGAGAAACCTTTCGCTATGAACTCCAGACAGGTGAAAGACCTTGTCGCTGCAGCCAAGAAAAACAATGTCTTCCTGATGGAG GCCATCTGGTCCCGCTGTTTCCCCGTGCACGCTGAGGTGCGCAGGCTGCTGGCAGAGGAGGCAGTAGGGGAGGTGAAGCTGGTCAAGGCCTACTTTggctcccctcagctccacatCCCCCGCTCAGTGGAGAAGGAGCTGGGTGGCGGAGCTCTGCTGGATATTGGAGTTTACTGCCTGCAGTTTGTGCTGATGGTGTTCAACGGAGAGAGGCCAGAGTCCATCCAGGCCACAGGGGTGCTGCTCGACTCAG GAGTGGATGAGTCAGTGGTCGTGGTGATGAAGTTCTCCAGGAACAGGATGGCCTTCTGTACCTTTTCAATCGCTGCTCGACTTCCAAACGATGCCGTCATCAGCGGCACCAAGGGCTCCATTAAA GTTCTGGGCCCCATGCACTGCCCCACCACCCTCGTGGTGAACGACGAGGAGACGGAGTACCCTCTGCCTGAACCCTGCCTACCTCTCAATTTCACCAACAGCACTGGGCTTCGCTATGAGGCAGAGGAAGTGAGGCAGTGCCTGCTTAAAG GACTTAAGGAGAGCCCACGGATGCCTCTGGCAGACTCCGTCTTGCTGACAGAGATCATGGATGAAATCAGGAAACAGGTGGGCGTTGCCTTCAGCCAGGACAGCCAGTGA